A region of Maridesulfovibrio sp. DNA encodes the following proteins:
- the flgK gene encoding flagellar hook-associated protein FlgK — protein sequence MLGNIFSIGRGAMQNAQIGLSVHGNNVANLKTPGYRRRSVVQDENMSIREGRWSYGTGATVDSIMRNLSQFLERGVLDKSPEFSRWDAEAGNLSMVEKFFVESKDAGIGKFMGDMWAAWQSLADNPQLGANRVALVGAAQKFSAQLGSVVGDLRRQQDLITTHLKQEVGKANDAIKELAELNKQIIANPNDNTLLDRRDIVLRGLSSLVDISVQEEPSGQVIVSLGEGQKLVEGAKSFELKFEHGGVRNSLAPGSPFKDEVHFSGQSGEELTIQVVSDGNASGAAPAAQFKVSRDGGKTWISNPDGSEKLFTAGGQNDAVTVGGVNFWFGKAGSSASAATSQLKDGDRFTISPKTEVRWYKNTSTSESVSPLAGNDGERRLRGGSIAGLLRARDEKIGSYIDKLNAFAKSIAWEVNRAHSQGAGLVNHANTIGTYKVRDSSVPLAKSNLPYADKPTSGSFSMAFYSAVTGKKVSVSAVDFSSIPPGKKNFDPAVHSLENVRDAINASFPGKAQAVITDGKLSIKGLGDNRFQFSNDTSGVLAGLGINTFFEGHDAASIKVHESIEADPSKIGAAHVNGAGEVNKGDNSTARAVAALAGKKNVNFKSGGTSSESSFNDYYSSLVATVGSDAADANANMSISQTVLKGLVDKQESVGGVSIDEEMDIIASYQRSYRTAAQLIKTANEMFDTLLSLK from the coding sequence ATGCTTGGCAATATTTTTTCCATAGGCCGCGGTGCAATGCAGAATGCCCAGATAGGCTTGTCTGTTCACGGCAATAACGTAGCTAATTTGAAGACCCCCGGATACCGCCGCCGAAGCGTTGTTCAGGACGAGAACATGTCGATCCGGGAAGGTCGCTGGTCTTACGGTACCGGGGCTACAGTTGATAGTATCATGCGTAACCTGTCGCAGTTTCTTGAGCGGGGAGTTCTGGATAAAAGCCCTGAATTCTCGCGTTGGGATGCTGAAGCCGGAAACCTTTCCATGGTTGAGAAGTTTTTTGTGGAGAGCAAAGATGCCGGGATCGGTAAATTCATGGGGGATATGTGGGCTGCGTGGCAATCCCTTGCCGATAACCCGCAACTGGGAGCGAACAGGGTCGCCCTTGTGGGTGCGGCTCAGAAGTTTTCCGCCCAGCTGGGTTCCGTCGTGGGGGACCTGCGCCGTCAGCAGGATTTGATCACCACCCACCTGAAACAGGAAGTGGGCAAAGCCAATGATGCCATCAAGGAACTGGCTGAGCTGAATAAGCAGATCATTGCCAATCCCAACGATAATACTCTGCTGGACCGCAGGGACATCGTGCTTCGCGGGCTGTCGTCACTGGTGGATATCAGTGTGCAGGAAGAGCCTTCCGGGCAGGTTATCGTTTCTCTGGGCGAAGGGCAGAAGCTGGTTGAGGGCGCTAAGTCTTTTGAATTGAAATTTGAACATGGCGGAGTGCGTAATTCGTTGGCGCCCGGATCCCCGTTCAAGGATGAAGTCCATTTCAGCGGTCAGTCCGGTGAAGAACTGACCATTCAGGTGGTCAGCGACGGTAATGCTTCCGGTGCCGCCCCGGCAGCTCAGTTCAAGGTTTCGCGCGACGGCGGCAAGACATGGATCAGCAACCCGGACGGCAGCGAGAAATTGTTCACTGCCGGAGGTCAGAACGATGCTGTAACCGTAGGCGGGGTTAATTTCTGGTTCGGTAAAGCAGGCAGCAGTGCCAGCGCAGCCACCTCCCAACTGAAGGATGGAGACCGTTTTACCATTAGTCCGAAGACAGAAGTCCGCTGGTATAAGAACACTTCCACATCTGAATCCGTCAGCCCGCTTGCCGGAAATGACGGAGAACGCCGCTTAAGGGGCGGTTCCATTGCCGGACTTCTGCGGGCCAGAGACGAAAAGATCGGTTCTTATATTGATAAACTGAATGCTTTTGCAAAATCCATTGCCTGGGAAGTAAACCGCGCCCACTCACAGGGGGCCGGGCTGGTCAACCATGCCAATACCATCGGAACGTACAAGGTGCGCGACAGTTCTGTGCCTCTTGCCAAGAGCAACCTGCCTTATGCGGACAAGCCTACTTCCGGAAGTTTCAGCATGGCTTTTTACAGTGCCGTTACCGGGAAAAAAGTTTCAGTTTCAGCGGTTGATTTCTCTTCCATACCTCCGGGTAAAAAGAATTTCGATCCTGCAGTCCACTCCCTTGAGAATGTGCGTGACGCCATAAATGCCAGTTTCCCCGGAAAAGCGCAGGCCGTGATTACCGACGGTAAACTTTCCATTAAGGGACTTGGCGATAATCGTTTCCAGTTTTCCAACGATACCAGCGGAGTACTTGCCGGATTAGGCATTAATACTTTCTTTGAAGGCCATGATGCAGCTTCCATCAAAGTCCATGAATCCATTGAGGCTGATCCTTCAAAGATCGGAGCTGCCCATGTGAATGGAGCCGGGGAAGTCAACAAGGGGGATAACTCCACAGCGCGGGCGGTTGCAGCACTTGCCGGAAAGAAGAATGTAAATTTCAAGTCCGGGGGTACTTCCTCCGAGTCCAGTTTCAACGATTACTATTCCTCCCTTGTAGCCACTGTCGGCTCGGATGCGGCTGATGCCAATGCCAACATGTCTATCTCCCAGACCGTTCTTAAGGGATTGGTGGATAAGCAGGAATCAGTCGGCGGAGTCAGTATTGATGAAGAGATGGATATTATCGCCAGTTACCAGCGTTCTTACCGTACAGCGGCCCAGTTGATCAAAACTGCCAACGAGATGTTCGATACATTGCTTTCGCTTAAGTAG
- the flgL gene encoding flagellar hook-associated protein FlgL: MRISTNQIFNMSLYNLNSSMSRMAEAQMRNSAQKRVLVPSDDPAAMGGIINCRSFGLETDQYIKNIKTASSWLSLADSVLQQTSTDIGRIKTLAEQAATGTLTAEQRRSIGQNLRGILGNLLNKSNTEFGGKSIFAGHKLDTNAYEEILHATIADPNLPADSVVAVKGASESSVDVRFTSGGTVGTDTIAYKYSSDGGKTWKNGTLNPGDTELDLGPCTVELKNGTAVTEHTDKGGTRLIVRPALEYKGDDNDDINVAKYGDTQVGTEADGKFPSDVLVQIDKNGDVNTPPITYSYSLDNGASWVHSNVSADTRLEVPGGSLTLSPGAGTTFSKGDQFVIRPNTADLRLDISQNRSIRVNNVGKDIFGGIYTRPGASNPAPSPDDNNSNLFETLGKLIGYVETNDKKGIGECVAELKNVHEHVEMKAAEIGARMNRAASAEKLADIRKDNNTALLSRLEDADLGELLNELKQSELIYEAVARSSRMISQMSILNYM; encoded by the coding sequence ATGAGAATTTCCACCAATCAGATTTTCAACATGTCGCTTTACAACCTGAACTCATCCATGAGCCGCATGGCAGAGGCCCAGATGCGTAACTCCGCGCAGAAGCGGGTGCTGGTTCCTTCTGATGATCCGGCAGCCATGGGCGGGATCATCAATTGCCGTTCTTTCGGTTTGGAGACCGATCAGTACATAAAGAATATTAAGACCGCTTCCAGTTGGCTGAGTCTGGCAGACAGCGTGCTGCAGCAGACCAGTACCGATATAGGCCGTATCAAGACGCTGGCTGAACAGGCTGCAACCGGCACCCTGACCGCTGAACAGCGCCGCTCCATAGGTCAGAACCTGCGCGGTATTCTGGGTAACCTGCTCAATAAGTCCAACACCGAGTTCGGCGGCAAGTCAATTTTTGCCGGACATAAGCTGGATACCAATGCCTACGAGGAGATTCTGCATGCCACCATAGCCGATCCTAACCTTCCTGCAGATTCAGTTGTTGCAGTTAAGGGGGCCTCGGAGAGTTCGGTGGATGTCCGTTTCACTTCCGGCGGAACCGTGGGTACTGATACAATTGCTTATAAATATAGCTCCGACGGCGGTAAGACTTGGAAAAACGGAACCTTGAACCCTGGAGATACTGAACTTGATCTCGGTCCGTGCACTGTGGAGCTGAAAAACGGAACCGCAGTGACGGAACATACTGACAAGGGCGGGACAAGGCTTATTGTCCGTCCGGCCCTTGAGTACAAAGGCGATGATAACGATGACATTAATGTCGCTAAGTACGGGGATACTCAGGTTGGTACCGAGGCTGACGGTAAATTCCCTTCCGATGTGCTGGTTCAAATTGATAAGAACGGGGATGTAAATACCCCGCCGATCACCTATTCCTACAGCCTTGATAACGGTGCCAGCTGGGTTCACTCCAATGTCTCCGCAGACACGCGGCTTGAAGTTCCCGGCGGCAGTCTGACCCTTTCTCCCGGTGCAGGAACGACCTTCAGCAAAGGGGATCAGTTTGTCATCCGTCCCAATACTGCGGACCTCCGTCTTGATATCTCCCAGAACCGCTCCATCCGGGTCAACAATGTAGGCAAGGACATTTTCGGGGGGATTTATACCAGACCCGGAGCATCCAACCCTGCTCCTTCTCCTGACGATAATAACAGCAACCTTTTTGAAACGCTGGGTAAGCTGATCGGTTATGTGGAAACCAACGACAAGAAAGGCATCGGCGAATGCGTAGCTGAGCTGAAGAATGTTCATGAACATGTGGAAATGAAAGCCGCTGAAATCGGGGCTCGCATGAACAGGGCTGCCAGTGCGGAAAAACTGGCAGATATCCGTAAGGACAATAACACGGCCCTGCTGAGCAGACTGGAGGATGCCGACCTTGGTGAACTGCTTAATGAGTTGAAGCAGAGTGAGCTTATTTATGAAGCCGTGGCGCGCAGTTCGCGGATGATCAGTCAAATGTCTATCCTCAATTATATGTAA
- the fliD gene encoding flagellar filament capping protein FliD — protein MSDVGKVGAQVSTAGTSSSYWSGQTKFEKLGNGTDFGKIVESSIKQQGFHKRRLENWRSQWVQKQKSLKELNSQMVTLSSALKAMDSIGEFMGRTTTVTAPDYISVIADSTAPVSPYAVEINQLACNDIWTSAVGFPSEETVISHTASKVSISCGGKTANIDVPAGTTVRGLVSMLNATEELKGRMSVEAVKTGNDYRLKFSSLKMGDANRITFNSSTTLLPLSPIGMKHLQQGQNSKIKIDGFPSGTDKWIERASNTITDAAQGLTLTLKSITSPQVVIVNVNTDTDKVIENVRNFVEQVNIVRKALRDISKVDTAKDKEKGSVLTGNYGVQLAAQRFKDITATKGSGFNNYDSSTGTGDKYNTLRTLGIETETDQGSPDFGLLKIDEDKFQKAMKDNPEGVAKLFAADYETGTSSPNFTVKSLIKGVTKPGTHEISYTISGGKITSATINGKPARISGWEITANDMSGMGMAVRVDNQNDGTYTGTAGIKTGKIIEMVETLKDMTNAKTGILNIIDNNYKDIVKNIDKKLDYEKERLDKLEKTLKAKYARLDAVLGQYSGKMQMLQGQIAKLGSGNSK, from the coding sequence GTGTCAGATGTTGGAAAAGTAGGGGCTCAGGTCTCCACCGCCGGGACTAGCTCCAGTTATTGGTCCGGGCAGACAAAATTTGAAAAGCTGGGTAACGGAACTGACTTTGGCAAGATCGTAGAGTCTTCAATCAAGCAGCAAGGTTTTCACAAGCGGAGGCTGGAGAACTGGAGATCCCAATGGGTTCAAAAGCAGAAAAGTCTTAAGGAATTGAATTCACAAATGGTTACCTTAAGCTCTGCGTTGAAGGCGATGGACTCCATCGGCGAGTTCATGGGGCGGACTACGACTGTCACTGCTCCTGATTATATAAGTGTAATTGCTGACAGTACCGCTCCGGTTTCTCCCTATGCAGTTGAAATTAACCAGTTGGCCTGCAATGACATTTGGACATCTGCAGTTGGATTTCCTTCTGAGGAAACGGTAATTTCCCATACAGCGAGCAAAGTCAGTATAAGTTGTGGAGGAAAAACCGCCAATATTGATGTCCCGGCGGGAACAACTGTTCGCGGGCTGGTCAGTATGCTTAATGCTACTGAAGAACTTAAGGGAAGGATGAGTGTGGAGGCTGTAAAGACAGGTAATGATTACCGTCTTAAATTCAGCAGCTTAAAAATGGGAGATGCTAATAGAATTACGTTTAACAGCAGCACAACTCTTCTCCCTCTTAGTCCGATAGGGATGAAGCATCTTCAGCAGGGACAGAATTCAAAAATCAAAATTGACGGATTTCCGTCAGGAACAGACAAATGGATTGAGCGTGCCAGCAATACTATCACTGATGCCGCTCAGGGATTAACTCTTACTCTCAAGAGTATCACTTCACCTCAGGTCGTTATTGTCAACGTAAATACCGATACTGACAAGGTAATCGAGAATGTTCGCAACTTTGTGGAGCAGGTGAACATTGTCCGTAAGGCTCTCCGCGATATTTCCAAGGTTGATACAGCGAAAGATAAGGAAAAAGGATCGGTCCTTACCGGAAACTATGGGGTTCAGCTTGCTGCACAAAGGTTTAAAGATATTACCGCAACCAAGGGGAGTGGATTTAATAATTATGATTCGTCAACGGGGACAGGGGATAAATACAACACCCTGCGAACTCTTGGCATTGAGACGGAAACTGATCAGGGCTCGCCTGATTTCGGTTTATTGAAAATTGATGAGGATAAGTTTCAAAAAGCTATGAAAGATAATCCCGAAGGGGTAGCAAAACTATTCGCAGCTGACTATGAAACAGGCACCAGTTCGCCTAATTTTACGGTGAAATCATTAATTAAAGGTGTAACCAAGCCCGGAACACACGAAATTTCTTATACTATTTCTGGGGGTAAAATTACATCAGCGACTATTAACGGTAAGCCTGCGAGAATATCCGGCTGGGAAATAACAGCTAATGATATGTCCGGTATGGGAATGGCTGTTAGGGTGGATAACCAGAACGATGGGACATATACAGGTACTGCCGGAATCAAAACCGGGAAAATTATTGAGATGGTCGAGACGCTTAAAGATATGACCAACGCTAAGACCGGTATTCTGAACATTATTGATAACAATTATAAGGATATTGTCAAGAATATCGATAAAAAGCTGGATTACGAAAAAGAACGGCTTGATAAACTGGAGAAAACCCTGAAGGCCAAATATGCCCGCCTTGATGCCGTGCTTGGGCAGTACAGCGGCAAAATGCAGATGTTACAAGGGCAGATTGCCAAGCTCGGCAGCGGGAACTCAAAGTAA
- the speA gene encoding biosynthetic arginine decarboxylase — translation MTPILERWTIDKSTELYGAREWGAGFFGVSEEGNLQVTANPGCFEHAVSVPEIIAGIQERGLDMPVLLRIENILDTQISLLNESFLTAIAKLEYHGSYLGAYPIKVNQQQQVVEAVTRHGEKYHHGLEAGSKAELIAAMGMCRDTEAVLICNGYKDEEFIDLGLYATQLGFKCVLVVEMPGELPLIIERAKVKGIRPILGVRVKLSSQAGGLWSESGGDRSIFGLNATQIIDVIDTLKESDMLDCLQLLHYHLGSQIPNIREIRSAVAEASRVYAALVGEGANMRYIDLGGGLAVDYDGTQTNFMSSRNYSLNEYCIDVVEGVMTVLDEQEVEHPTIITESGRALVAYYSMLLFNVLDTARFDPDPLPEVLPEDANIHVQHLFDALKSLNLRNIQEIFNDALYYRDEIRQAFRGGKITFRERAMGENVFWEVVYRINVLIKDLPSLPQEIEGITNAISDIYYCNFSVFQSLPDAWAIGQLFPIMPVHRLDEKPTREGILADITCDCDGKIDRFIDSQGVKRTMPLHELKEHEEYYLGAFLVGAYQETLGDLHNLLGDTNIVTVKIRENGEFDFVGELEGDTVEDILSYVEYDTKYLLTRFRETAENAVRNKRITPTQRREILQAYKTGLQGYTYFER, via the coding sequence GTGACCCCAATACTGGAAAGGTGGACAATAGATAAGTCCACCGAACTCTATGGTGCCCGTGAATGGGGCGCCGGTTTTTTCGGTGTGTCCGAAGAAGGGAATCTTCAGGTGACAGCCAATCCAGGCTGTTTCGAGCATGCGGTCAGTGTTCCTGAAATTATCGCAGGTATTCAGGAACGTGGACTGGATATGCCCGTCCTTCTTCGCATCGAGAATATACTCGATACTCAAATTTCACTTCTTAACGAAAGCTTCCTTACAGCCATAGCTAAGCTTGAATACCACGGTTCGTACCTTGGGGCGTATCCCATCAAGGTCAATCAACAGCAACAGGTTGTTGAGGCTGTGACCCGTCATGGTGAAAAATATCACCATGGTCTTGAGGCAGGCAGCAAGGCCGAACTTATCGCCGCCATGGGGATGTGTCGTGATACGGAAGCTGTGCTTATCTGTAACGGCTACAAGGACGAGGAATTCATTGATCTGGGGCTTTACGCTACCCAGCTCGGATTCAAGTGCGTTCTGGTGGTTGAAATGCCCGGCGAACTGCCGCTTATCATTGAGCGTGCCAAGGTCAAGGGCATCCGACCGATTCTTGGAGTCAGGGTTAAACTGTCCTCGCAGGCCGGGGGCCTCTGGTCTGAATCAGGCGGGGACCGGTCCATCTTCGGGCTGAACGCCACCCAGATAATCGATGTAATCGATACCCTTAAAGAATCGGATATGCTCGATTGCCTGCAATTGCTTCATTACCACCTTGGTTCACAGATTCCCAACATCCGTGAAATCCGAAGTGCGGTGGCGGAAGCGAGCAGGGTCTATGCCGCTCTGGTGGGCGAGGGCGCAAATATGCGCTATATCGACCTCGGTGGCGGGCTGGCCGTTGATTACGACGGAACCCAGACCAACTTCATGAGCAGCCGCAACTATTCACTCAACGAATACTGCATTGATGTCGTTGAAGGCGTCATGACCGTGCTCGACGAGCAGGAAGTGGAGCATCCGACCATTATTACCGAGTCGGGCAGGGCACTTGTTGCCTATTATTCCATGTTGCTGTTCAATGTACTGGATACTGCCCGCTTTGATCCGGACCCGTTGCCGGAGGTACTTCCGGAAGACGCCAATATTCATGTCCAGCACCTTTTTGATGCGCTTAAGTCACTTAATCTGCGTAATATCCAGGAAATCTTCAACGATGCTCTCTATTATCGCGATGAAATCCGTCAGGCTTTTCGTGGCGGAAAAATCACTTTCAGGGAGCGGGCCATGGGGGAAAATGTTTTCTGGGAGGTGGTGTACAGAATCAATGTGCTGATCAAAGATCTTCCGTCACTTCCTCAGGAAATTGAAGGTATTACCAATGCCATTTCCGACATTTATTATTGCAATTTCAGTGTGTTCCAGTCCCTCCCGGATGCTTGGGCCATCGGTCAGCTTTTTCCCATCATGCCTGTGCACAGGCTTGATGAAAAGCCGACCCGTGAAGGTATTCTGGCGGACATAACCTGCGATTGTGATGGCAAGATTGACCGTTTTATCGACAGCCAGGGAGTCAAACGAACTATGCCCCTGCACGAACTTAAAGAGCACGAGGAATATTACCTCGGAGCCTTTCTTGTAGGGGCGTATCAGGAGACTTTAGGAGACCTGCACAACCTTCTCGGTGACACCAATATAGTCACCGTTAAGATAAGGGAGAATGGGGAATTCGATTTTGTTGGTGAATTGGAAGGAGATACGGTGGAAGATATACTTTCCTACGTTGAGTATGATACAAAATATCTTCTGACCCGATTTCGAGAGACTGCAGAAAATGCTGTTCGCAACAAACGCATAACTCCCACTCAGCGCAGAGAGATCCTCCAGGCCTACAAGACCGGCCTGCAGGGCTACACTTACTTTGAAAGATAA
- a CDS encoding saccharopine dehydrogenase family protein: MSKVLIIGAGGVGSVTVHKCAMLPEAFTEIHLASRTLSKCEAIARSVKERTGVDVPTYQVDADNVRETVELINKVKPDLLVNLALPYQDLPLMDACLEAGVNYLDTANYEPPEEAKFEYKWQWAYQDRFKEAGLMALLGSGFDPGVTNVFAAHAQKHHFDEINELDIIDCNAGDHGQAFATNFNPEINIREITQRGRYWERGEWVETDPLSWSMDYDFPEGIGKKKCYLMYHEELESLALHLKGLKRARFWMTFGEQYLTHLRVLEGIGMTSIEPIEYNGQMIQPLQFLKAVLPEPGSLGPLTKGRTCIGNVMKGIKDGKEKKMYIYNICSHEAAYEEVGSQAISYTTGVPAMIGAMLMVTGKWSGKGVFNMEQLDPDPFMEALNKYGLPWNEVVF, encoded by the coding sequence ATGTCCAAAGTTTTAATTATCGGTGCCGGAGGTGTCGGAAGCGTAACCGTGCACAAATGTGCCATGCTTCCCGAGGCATTCACTGAAATTCATCTTGCCAGCCGCACGCTTTCCAAGTGTGAGGCCATTGCCAGATCCGTCAAGGAACGTACCGGCGTAGACGTGCCGACCTATCAGGTCGATGCTGATAACGTCCGTGAAACAGTTGAGCTGATCAACAAGGTCAAGCCCGACCTGCTGGTCAACCTTGCTTTGCCCTATCAGGATCTTCCGCTCATGGACGCATGTCTTGAGGCTGGCGTGAACTATCTTGATACCGCAAACTACGAACCGCCGGAAGAGGCGAAGTTCGAATACAAATGGCAGTGGGCTTATCAGGACCGTTTTAAGGAGGCAGGTCTCATGGCCCTGCTCGGTTCCGGGTTTGATCCGGGCGTGACCAACGTTTTCGCCGCCCATGCCCAGAAGCACCATTTCGATGAAATCAACGAGCTGGACATCATTGACTGTAATGCAGGCGACCACGGACAGGCTTTCGCCACCAACTTCAACCCGGAGATCAACATCCGTGAGATCACCCAGCGCGGACGCTACTGGGAACGCGGAGAATGGGTTGAAACCGATCCCCTGTCATGGTCAATGGATTACGATTTCCCCGAGGGCATCGGTAAGAAGAAGTGCTACCTCATGTACCATGAAGAACTCGAATCTCTTGCTTTGCACCTCAAGGGACTCAAGCGTGCGCGCTTCTGGATGACCTTTGGCGAGCAGTACCTGACCCATCTGCGTGTTCTGGAAGGCATCGGCATGACTTCCATCGAACCCATTGAGTATAACGGCCAGATGATTCAACCGCTGCAGTTCCTCAAGGCTGTACTGCCCGAGCCCGGTTCCCTCGGTCCTTTGACCAAGGGCCGCACCTGTATCGGCAACGTGATGAAGGGAATCAAGGACGGCAAAGAGAAGAAGATGTACATCTACAACATATGCAGCCACGAAGCTGCTTATGAAGAAGTCGGTTCTCAGGCTATCTCCTACACCACCGGCGTGCCGGCAATGATCGGTGCCATGCTCATGGTTACCGGAAAATGGTCCGGCAAGGGCGTTTTCAACATGGAACAGCTTGATCCTGATCCGTTCATGGAAGCCCTCAACAAATACGGCCTGCCCTGGAACGAAGTGGTATTCTAG
- the nspC gene encoding carboxynorspermidine decarboxylase, with protein sequence MLVKKSAYGFNPFEAKTPCYIVDEDLLEKNLEVLASVRERAGCKILLALKCFAMFSTFPQLARKLDGVCASSPHEARLGREEFGKEVHTFAAAYSESDIGELCETSDHIVFNSFAQLDNFRPVIHEFCFGEGRTIDIALRINPEHSEGAVPIYDPCSPGSRLGIRRDHFEPDNLDGVIGLHWHNLCEQDADCLERTIAAVESRFADVLPRMKYVNFGGGHHITREGYDVDLLVDLIVRFKEKWDVDVYLEPGEAVALNSGFLVATVLDVTEADMPVVIMDSAVPCHMPDVIEMPYRPHIVGSGEAGEKAWTCRIGGPSCLAGDVAGEYSFDAPLKTGDRLIFTDMAIYSMVKTNTFNGIQLPSICLFNSKDETIRVVREFGYDDFKNRLS encoded by the coding sequence ATTCTAGTGAAAAAGAGTGCTTACGGCTTCAACCCATTTGAAGCGAAAACACCATGCTATATTGTGGACGAGGACCTTCTGGAAAAGAATCTGGAGGTCCTCGCCTCTGTTCGGGAGCGTGCAGGATGCAAAATCCTGCTCGCCCTGAAGTGTTTCGCCATGTTCAGCACTTTCCCCCAGCTGGCAAGGAAGCTGGACGGAGTCTGTGCCAGTTCCCCGCACGAGGCAAGGCTGGGACGTGAGGAGTTCGGCAAGGAGGTCCACACTTTTGCCGCAGCCTATTCGGAATCGGATATAGGCGAGCTCTGCGAAACAAGTGACCATATCGTTTTCAATTCTTTTGCCCAACTGGATAATTTTCGTCCGGTCATTCACGAGTTTTGTTTCGGGGAAGGGCGGACCATCGATATTGCTCTACGTATCAATCCTGAACATTCCGAGGGGGCAGTTCCCATTTACGATCCGTGCTCTCCCGGTTCCCGTCTTGGAATCCGCAGGGACCATTTTGAGCCTGATAATCTGGACGGCGTGATCGGTCTGCACTGGCACAACCTTTGTGAACAGGATGCCGATTGCCTTGAAAGAACTATCGCGGCGGTAGAATCCCGCTTTGCCGATGTCCTGCCACGTATGAAATACGTTAATTTCGGAGGCGGACACCACATTACCCGTGAAGGGTACGATGTGGACCTGCTGGTGGACCTTATTGTCCGCTTCAAAGAAAAGTGGGATGTGGATGTTTATCTGGAACCCGGTGAAGCCGTGGCCCTGAACAGCGGTTTTCTAGTGGCTACAGTCCTTGATGTAACCGAGGCAGACATGCCTGTCGTGATCATGGATTCCGCTGTCCCCTGTCATATGCCAGATGTGATCGAAATGCCGTATCGTCCCCATATCGTCGGTTCCGGTGAAGCCGGGGAAAAAGCATGGACATGCCGTATCGGCGGGCCTTCTTGTCTTGCCGGTGATGTGGCAGGAGAATACTCATTTGACGCGCCCCTCAAAACAGGTGACAGACTGATCTTCACGGACATGGCGATCTATTCCATGGTAAAGACAAATACTTTTAACGGAATTCAGCTTCCGTCCATCTGCCTGTTTAATTCAAAAGACGAAACCATCCGCGTAGTGCGTGAATTCGGGTATGACGACTTCAAAAACCGGTTATCGTAG
- the speB gene encoding agmatinase codes for MGKYFLEGEIPNCAPDKAAVHVIPAPLETSVSYGGGTADGPKAILEASTQLELWNGRSCPAEAGIHTSDPAVGAGGAEDSLRAIEKSVAFALECGAVPFVIGGEHTVTLGALRALKKQHGTFGIVQFDAHADLRSSYEGDPLSHACVMRRAVEDLGLPVFQLGVRALCIEEVEFRKETPSVHGIDARELYLCGIPELLLPEVFPEKIYISFDVDGLDPSVIRATGTPVPGGIIWQDALTLIEKAVKGRTVIGADVVELAPQVGDHASDFAAAQLAYELIGYCVDLQALD; via the coding sequence ATGGGAAAATATTTTCTTGAGGGTGAAATTCCCAATTGTGCCCCGGATAAGGCCGCTGTTCATGTCATTCCTGCTCCACTGGAGACGTCTGTTTCATATGGCGGCGGGACAGCTGACGGTCCTAAGGCGATTCTTGAAGCTTCCACCCAGTTGGAACTCTGGAACGGTCGTTCATGTCCGGCGGAAGCCGGGATCCATACCTCGGATCCGGCTGTTGGGGCCGGGGGTGCTGAGGACAGCCTGCGCGCGATCGAGAAATCAGTTGCTTTCGCTCTTGAATGCGGAGCTGTTCCGTTCGTGATAGGCGGCGAACATACCGTGACCCTCGGTGCGTTGCGGGCCTTGAAAAAGCAGCACGGAACCTTTGGAATAGTACAGTTTGACGCCCACGCCGATCTGCGTTCAAGCTACGAAGGCGATCCTTTGAGCCACGCCTGCGTTATGCGCAGGGCTGTCGAAGATCTGGGACTGCCGGTCTTTCAGCTTGGAGTGCGTGCCTTGTGTATAGAGGAGGTTGAATTTCGTAAGGAGACACCTTCGGTGCACGGTATTGACGCAAGGGAGCTTTATCTGTGTGGAATTCCGGAACTGCTCCTGCCTGAGGTCTTTCCCGAAAAAATCTATATTTCCTTTGATGTGGACGGCCTTGATCCGTCAGTTATAAGGGCCACGGGAACTCCCGTTCCCGGCGGGATCATCTGGCAAGATGCCCTGACCCTTATTGAAAAGGCTGTGAAAGGACGCACGGTCATAGGTGCGGATGTGGTCGAGCTGGCCCCCCAAGTTGGAGATCACGCATCTGATTTTGCCGCTGCCCAGTTGGCCTATGAATTGATCGGGTATTGTGTAGATTTGCAAGCGCTAGACTAA